Proteins from one Nerophis lumbriciformis linkage group LG16, RoL_Nlum_v2.1, whole genome shotgun sequence genomic window:
- the nkrf gene encoding NF-kappa-B-repressing factor isoform X2, which translates to MDRWNGRPGCDQKVPGMERWTASGEMLPFDPYFSSEARKRPIFCDEKEPMRKMPMPEFGSWHGFEPVHFVSSGGGAYGADEKGNDKEPRRSDPYAGWDREYPHASHSSSGRAQRSFLNPAFDQVQPYTSDSWGSHRDRGSERNSGASFGGAVGLGYGGHGSSSNLMTKIQQEYSNKYDARSSQNLDMYSQPHSYNEYGRGNRPDSGRQGLGYDHQDPQSSTRPHNDHQDPLSSTRPHNRASTTSQLGVASQPLPISQGTLVEKKLDMYSQPHSYTTRPHNDHQDPQSSTRPHNRASTTSQLGVASQPLPISQGTLVEKKLDMYSQPHSYATRPHNDHQDPQSSIRPHNRASTTSQLGVASQPLPISQGTLVEKKLDMYSQPHSYATRPHNDHQDPQSSTRPHNRASATSQLGVASQPLPISQGTLVEKKLDMYSQPHSYNEYGRGNRPDSGRQGLGYDHQDPQSSTRPHKDHQDPQSSTRPHKDHQDPQSSTRPHNDHQDPQSSTQPLNQASATSQLGGASQPLPISQGTLLEKKKLIASLASALTSELKDPQFVISTNTSNYSVLLSRSIQTCKTNPQYTYVNLKDIPQADLPKNRKVPAEGYACELRFQGVYLATGYSGSKNGARDRASECAVKLFMKPVTVCTVSRKYYHTVFNDLVVRHRNCFTPSFPPALGKPENIGYPSFKGPYEPDMTKHWTEFVVQENAQDAICILNNSAAFCHMKVDYKFEQLPNASWLCSVYVQDEMVAQATGNKKSSKHFAAVDALERLRKNQASRQPKHPHQKQQQQKKPQETWKTDMSVSGWQFRQRGSKNKHLSELVIFENSDNAICIINDTAQFNKIPADYKFTREPDDNWKCEVFLAGQFVASAVGAKKQVKHTAAEEALATLKQTQAVVKSNLRKDGHNDSISRSQIMGRSDEEAIKQEIKEDNIGNQLLRKMGWKGGGLGRDGEGIAEPIRVKKQFSREGLGLDSDKGSGQLSKQDIEDIIRNYVRSGRQDDLRFASDLTNEERKQIHQMSLHYGLRSKSYGQGSQRFLVVSRKVDANQLIGQLLQEGQVGRYELVKPQASD; encoded by the exons atggatagatggaatgGACGGCCTGGATGTGATCAGAAGGTGCCGGGGATGGAAAGGTGGACGGCTTCTGGCGAAATGCTCCCTTTTGACCCATATTTTAGCTCTGAAGCAAGAAAGAGACCTATTTTTTGTGATGAAA AAGAGCCCATGAGGAAGATGCCCATGCCCGAGTTTGGTTCCTGGCATGGATTTGAGCCTGTGCACTTTGTGAGCAGCGGAGGAGGAGCATATGGCGCTGACGAGAAGGGGAACGATAAGGAACCCAGAAGGAGTGATCCGTACGCCGGGTGGGACAGGGAATATCCACACGCTTCTCACAGCAGCAGTGGCAGAGCTCAACGCTCCTTCCTTAATCCTGCTTTTGACCAAGTACAGCCATACACGTCTGACTCTTGGGGTTCCCATAGGGATCGAGGCTCGGAGAGAAACTCTGGCGCCTCTTTCGGTGGTGCAGTTGGTTTAGGTTACGGGGGCCACGGATCCTCATCAAACTTAATGACAAAGATACAGCAGGAGTACTCAAACAAGTATGATGCCCGCAGTTCTCAAAACTTAGATATGTACTCGCAACCACACAGTTACAATGAATACGGGAGAGGGAACAGACCGGACTCTGGACGTCAAGGTTTAGGGTATGATCACCAGGACCCCCAATCATCCACCCGGCCTCATAATGATCACCAGGACCCCCTATCATCCACCCGGCCTCATAACCGAGCATCTACCACCTCTCAGCTGGGGGTTGCATCGCAGCCCCTCCCTATCTCTCAGGGCACACTAGTTGAGAAGAAATTAGATATGTACTCACAACCACACAGTTACACCACCCGGCCTCATAATGATCACCAGGACCCCCAATCATCCACCCGGCCTCATAACCGAGCATCTACCACCTCTCAGCTGGGGGTTGCATCGCAGCCCCTCCCTATCTCTCAGGGCACACTAGTTGAGAAGAAATTAGATATGTACTCACAACCACACAGTTACGCCACCCGGCCTCATAATGATCACCAGGACCCCCAATCATCCATCCGGCCTCATAACCGAGCATCTACCACCTCTCAGCTGGGGGTTGCATCGCAGCCCCTCCCTATCTCTCAGGGCACACTAGTTGAGAAGAAATTAGATATGTACTCACAACCACACAGTTACGCCACCCGGCCTCATAATGATCACCAGGACCCCCAATCATCCACCCGGCCTCATAACCGAGCATCTGCCACCTCTCAGCTGGGGGTTGCATCGCAGCCCCTCCCTATCTCTCAGGGCACACTAGTTGAGAAGAAATTAGATATGTACTCACAACCCCACAGTTACAATGAATACGGGAGAGGGAACAGACCAGACTCCGGACGTCAAGGTTTAGGGTATGATCACCAGGACCCCCAATCATCCACCCGGCCTCATAAGGATCACCAGGACCCCCAATCATCCACCCGGCCTCATAAGGATCACCAGGACCCCCAATCATCCACCCGGCCTCATAATGATCACCAGGACCCCCAATCATCTACTCAGCCTCTTAACCAAGCATCTGCCACCTCTCAGCTGGGGGGTGCATCACAACCCCTCCCTATTTCTCAGGGCACACTACTTGAGAAGAAAAAGCTCATTGCCAGTTTGGCTTCTGCATTGACTAGCGAACTTAAGGATCCTCAGTTCGTCATTTCCACCAACACTTCAAATTACAGCGTCTTGCTGAGTCGCAGCATTCAAACGTGCAAGACCAACCCGCAGTACACTTACGTCAATCTGAAAGATATTCCTCAGGCCGACCTACCCAAGAACCGCAAAGTGCCGGCGGAAGGCTATGCCTGTGAGCTGAGGTTTCAGGGTGTGTATCTGGCCACAGGATACTCTGGAAGTAAAAACGGCGCAAGGGACCGCGCCTCTGAGTGCGCTGTCAAACTTTTTATGAAGCCTGTGACGGTCTGTACGGTGTCGCGCAAGTACTACCACACAGTGTTCAATGACCTGGTTGTGCGGCATAGGAACTGCTTCACTCCTTCCTTCCCACCTGCCCTTGGGAAACCAGAGAACATCGGATACCCCAGCTTTAAGGGCCCCTACGAGCCCGACATGACGAAGCACTGGACAGAGTTTGTGGTTCAGGAGAACGCCCAAGATGCCATCTGCATACTCAATAACTCTGCAGCCTTCTGTCATATGAAGGTAGACTACAAGTTTGAGCAGCTGCCCAACGCTTCGTGGCTATGCAGCGTTTATGTGCAGGATGAAATGGTTGCACAGGCCACTGGAAACAAAAAGAGCTCCAAGCATTTTGCGGCAGTAGACGCACTAGAAAGGCTACGCAAGAACCAGGCGTCACGCCAACCCAAACACCCCCACCAGAAGCAGCAGCAGCAAAAAAAGCCGCAGGAGACATGGAAAACTGATATGTCGGTGTCAGGTTGGCAGTTTCGACAGCGTGGCTCAAAAAATAAACATCTGAGTGAGTTGGTTATATTTGAAAATTCGGACAATGCCATTTGCATCATCAACGACACGGCTCAGTTTAACAAAATACCAGCCGACTACAAGTTCACACGCGAACCCGATGATAACTGGAAGTGTGAAGTCTTCCTGGCAGGACAGTTTGTGGCATCAGCTGTCGGAGCTAAAAAGCAGGTTAAGCACACTGCAGCAGAGGAGGCCTTGGCCACATTGAAGCAGACGCAGGCCGTGGTCAAGTCCAACCTGAGAAAGGATGGTCACAATGACTCCATATCCCGCTCTCAGATCATGGGTCGTTCTGACGAAGAGGCCATAAAGCAGGAGATAAAGGAAGACAACATCGGGAACCAGTTGCTGCGTAAGATGGGGTGGAAGGGAGGCGGCTTGGGGCGGGACGGAGAGGGCATTGCAGAGCCCATCAGAGTCAAGAAGCAGTTCTCCAGGGAGGGTTTAGGCTTGGACAGTGACAAAGGCAGCGGCCAGCTCAGCAAACAGGACATTGAGGACATCATTCGCAATTACGTCAGGTCGGGCCGCCAGGACGACCTCCGCTTCGCCTCCGACCTGACCAATGAGGAGCGCAAGCAGATCCACCAGATGTCGCTACATTACGGCCTAAGGAGCAAGTCGTACGGACAGGGGAGTCAGCGATTCCTAGTGGTCAGTCGCAAAGTTGACGCAAACCAGCTCATTGGTCAGCTCCTACAGGAAGGACAGGTGGGACGATATGAACTTGTAAAACCTCAGGCCTCTGATTGA